From the Saccharobesus litoralis genome, one window contains:
- a CDS encoding HDOD domain-containing protein, whose product MPLDATAESIQQRFHDLLISYDFARRQRMIALGEYEEDDYVNDARRLLDVEKNARESRQAQEFSKAVHKQEMSSEVNSEVDLLFRERILETDSVVERTIGTSDAVPASLDILSVKAASISRLEPLVASQQWLTEDLIKFVNLPVYRKSAEAKKVRVDKLKTALSYIGLENLPFVIPSFALRQWVPHSTEPFRLMKRKLWENGLATAICCRKLAQIYDQNESALFVAGMFHDIGKSAIIRLYYRVFDEVWKKKLTEARDGRMKEEHDALVDLEPDPIKLRNLMMEFSAPISANIVESFNLKRMMVLPLIEDYASDVSFDEYSEATKLLSKGIAYARYKMLQRHNLISKQEAKAFFAVNQISTQEIIELRKLSLKRLNLNIASY is encoded by the coding sequence ATGCCACTAGATGCAACCGCTGAGAGTATTCAGCAACGATTTCATGACCTGCTGATAAGTTACGACTTTGCCCGTCGTCAGCGTATGATTGCTTTGGGTGAGTACGAAGAAGACGACTATGTAAATGATGCTCGCCGATTACTGGATGTAGAGAAAAACGCTCGCGAAAGCCGTCAAGCTCAAGAGTTTAGTAAAGCAGTTCATAAACAAGAAATGTCCAGCGAGGTCAATTCTGAAGTCGATTTGCTTTTTCGCGAGCGTATTTTAGAAACAGACAGTGTCGTAGAGCGAACAATAGGCACTTCAGATGCCGTTCCAGCCTCATTAGATATATTGTCGGTTAAAGCTGCATCTATTAGCCGATTAGAGCCGCTAGTCGCATCTCAGCAATGGTTAACGGAAGATCTGATTAAATTTGTTAACTTGCCTGTATATCGTAAATCGGCAGAAGCGAAAAAAGTACGGGTAGATAAACTTAAAACGGCGTTAAGTTATATTGGCTTAGAAAACCTGCCTTTTGTTATCCCTTCATTTGCATTGCGCCAGTGGGTGCCACATAGCACAGAGCCGTTTCGATTGATGAAGCGTAAGCTTTGGGAAAATGGCCTAGCAACGGCAATATGCTGTCGTAAATTAGCCCAAATCTATGATCAAAATGAAAGTGCTTTATTTGTTGCAGGCATGTTTCATGACATTGGCAAATCAGCCATAATTCGCTTGTATTATCGCGTTTTTGACGAAGTGTGGAAGAAAAAATTAACTGAAGCGCGTGATGGTCGCATGAAAGAAGAGCATGATGCGTTAGTCGATTTAGAGCCTGATCCAATCAAACTACGTAATTTGATGATGGAATTTTCAGCACCTATTAGTGCCAATATAGTGGAAAGTTTTAACCTGAAACGCATGATGGTATTGCCACTAATTGAAGATTACGCCAGCGATGTGAGCTTTGATGAGTATTCTGAAGCGACTAAGTTGTTGTCTAAAGGTATTGCCTACGCGCGTTATAAAATGCTGCAGCGCCATAATTTAATTTCAAAGCAAGAAGCAAAAGCGTTTTTTGCGGTAAACCAAATTTCCACTCAAGAGATCATTGAACTACGTAAGTTGAGTTTAAAACGCCTTAACCTCAATATTGCGAGTTATTAG
- a CDS encoding anthranilate synthase component II, with the protein MLLLIDNYDSFTFNLAHYFQSLDVEVKVVRNDEWDLATIKRAKAKHIVISPGPCTPNESGVSLDVITELAGDIPILGVCLGHQSIAQVYGAEIVRAPVIMHGKNSVVSHSGHAMFKCIPSNFSVTRYHSLMIQPNTLSRDFTVTATTQDNDQQTIMAIAHQSLPLWGVQYHPESVTSEYGYQLLENFLSL; encoded by the coding sequence TTGTTACTGCTCATCGATAACTACGATTCATTTACATTCAACCTAGCGCATTATTTCCAGTCATTGGATGTTGAAGTCAAAGTGGTGCGTAATGATGAATGGGATCTTGCTACCATTAAGCGTGCCAAGGCCAAGCACATTGTCATTTCTCCTGGTCCGTGTACGCCAAATGAGTCAGGCGTGTCGTTAGATGTGATCACTGAGCTAGCTGGTGATATTCCTATTTTAGGGGTATGTTTGGGCCATCAAAGCATTGCTCAAGTTTATGGGGCTGAAATTGTTCGAGCGCCGGTGATCATGCATGGAAAAAACAGCGTTGTTAGCCATAGCGGCCATGCAATGTTTAAATGCATACCTAGCAATTTTTCAGTTACTCGCTATCACTCCTTAATGATTCAACCTAATACATTGAGTCGTGATTTTACTGTGACTGCGACAACCCAAGATAATGATCAACAAACTATAATGGCCATTGCTCATCAATCTTTGCCTTTGTGGGGGGTTCAGTACCACCCTGAATCAGTGACCTCTGAATACGGTTACCAGCTGTTAGAGAACTTTTTATCACTTTAA